The Pan troglodytes isolate AG18354 chromosome 1, NHGRI_mPanTro3-v2.0_pri, whole genome shotgun sequence genome includes a region encoding these proteins:
- the LRRC71 gene encoding leucine-rich repeat-containing protein 71 isoform X4, producing MSSEQSAPGASPRAPRPGTQKSSGAVTKKGERAAKEKPATVLPPVGEEEPKSPEEYQCSGVLETDFAELCTRWGYTDFPKVVNRPRPHPPFVPSASLSEKATLDDPRLSGSCSLNSLESKYVFFRPTIQVELEQEDSKSVKEIYIRGWKVEERILGVFSKCLPPLTQLQAINLWKVGLTDKTLTTFIELLPLCSSTLRKVSLEGNPLPEQSYHKLMALDSTIAHLSLRNNNIDDRGAQLLGQALSTLHSCNRTLVSLNLGFNHIGDEGAGYIADGLRLNRSLLWLSLAHNRIQDKGALKLAEVLRAFELTHTEVVERRRLLLEKGTQERSRSPSSSRHGDSKTDREKSQMVGISNSALVDKTDKTQTMKTPKGLGKKKEKSWELAKKEEKSGSGQSPTQGTPKKEDATKAGKGKVTIPEQKPSRAKGIKIGSREKRSILLESEKNCFAPQCPAYAIIQELMLPRDPIKAKLREDEAMAFFP from the exons ATGTCGAGCGAGCAGAGCGCGCCGGGGGCCTCACCCAGGGCCCCGCGTCCGGGGACCCAGAAGTCTTCTGGCGCGGTGACCAAAAAGGGAGAGCGCGCGGCCAAAGAGAAGCCGGCGACCGTTCTGCCTCCCGTGGGGGAGGAGGAGCCCAAAAGCCCTG AGGAGTACCAGTGCTCCGGGGTCCTCGAGACCGACTTCGCCGAGCTCTGCACGCGGTGGGGCTACACGGACTTCCCCAAAGTTGTCAACCGGCCCCGCCCCCACCCGCCCTTCGTCCCCTCCGCCTCTTTGTCGGAAAAGGCCACCTTAG acgATCCGCGGCTGTCGGGGTCCTGCAGCCTCAATAGCCTGGAGAGCAAATACGTGTTCTTCCGGCCCACCATCCAGGTGGAGCTGGAGCAGGAGGACAGCAAGTCAGTGAAGGAAATCTACATCCGCG GTTGGAAGGTTGAGGAACGGATTCTGGGTGTCTTCTCTAAATGTCTGCCCCCGCTTACCCAGCTACAGGCCATCAA CTTGTGGAAGGTGGGGCTGACCGATAAGACCCTGACCACCTTCATCGAGCTCCTGCCTCTCTGTTCATCCACGCTCAG GAAGGTGTCTCTGGAGGGGAACCCACTGCCGGAGCAGTCCTATCACAAGCTCATGGCCTTGGACAGCAC GATTGCGCACTTGTCTCTGCGGAACAATAACATCGACGACCGCGGGGCGCAACTCCTGGGCCAGGCGCTGTCCACGCTGCACAGCTGCAACCGCACCCTTGTCTCGCTCAACCTGGGTTTCAACCACATCGGGGACGAGGGCGCAGGCTACATCGCGGAC GGCCTCCGGCTGAACCGTTCCCTGCTCTGGCTGTCCCTGGCCCACAACCGCATCCAGGACAAGGGCGCCCTGAagctggctgag GTCCTGCGCGCCTTCGAGCTGACACACACCGAAGTGGTGGAGCGCCGACGCCTCCTGCTGGAAAAAGGGACACAGGAGCGCTCGCGATCG CCCTCCTCCTCTCGACACGGGGACTCCAAAACGGACCGTGAGAAGAGTCAGATGGTAGGGATCAGCAATAGTGCATTGGTGGACAAGACAGACAAGACGCAGACAATGAAAACCCCTAAGGGCCTGggcaagaaaaaggagaaatcatGG GAATTGGCCAAGAAAGAGGAGAAGTCGGGGTCCGGGCAGTCACCCACACAAGGAACCCCTAAGAAAGAAGATGCCACAAAGGCAGGCAAGGGGA AGGTAACCATCCCTGAACAGAAGCCAAGCAGGGCAAAAGGGATCAAGATCGGGAGCAGAGAGAAGCGCAGCATCCTCCTGGAGTCCGAG aaaaattgCTTCGCCCCACAATGTCCTGCGTACGCCATAATCCAGGAGCTGATGTTGCCAAGGGATCCCATCAAGGCCAAACTCAGGGAGGATGAGGCCATGGCATTCTTCCCCTAG
- the LRRC71 gene encoding leucine-rich repeat-containing protein 71 isoform X1, producing the protein MSSEQSAPGASPRAPRPGTQKSSGAVTKKGERAAKEKPATVLPPVGEEEPKSPEEYQCSGVLETDFAELCTRWGYTDFPKVVNRPRPHPPFVPSASLSEKATLDDPRLSGSCSLNSLESKYVFFRPTIQVELEQEDSKSVKEIYIRGWKVEERILGVFSKCLPPLTQLQAINLWKVGLTDKTLTTFIELLPLCSSTLRKVSLEGNPLPEQSYHKLMALDSTIAHLSLRNNNIDDRGAQLLGQALSTLHSCNRTLVSLNLGFNHIGDEGAGYIADGLRLNRSLLWLSLAHNRIQDKGALKLAEVLRAFELTHTEVVERRRLLLEKGTQERSRSPSSSRHGDSKTDREKSQMVGISNSALVDKTDKTQTMKTPKGLGKKKEKSWELAKKEEKSGSGQSPTQGTPKKEDATKAGKGKVTIPEQKPSRAKGIKIGSREKRSILLESEQLVVEATEVVNPLLEPVEHRDGKVFMPGNKVLLHLNLIRNRITEVGLEGFLATVQYQMQFSKAKSASKGPVGLLWLSLAKNCFAPQCPAYAIIQELMLPRDPIKAKLREDEAMAFFP; encoded by the exons ATGTCGAGCGAGCAGAGCGCGCCGGGGGCCTCACCCAGGGCCCCGCGTCCGGGGACCCAGAAGTCTTCTGGCGCGGTGACCAAAAAGGGAGAGCGCGCGGCCAAAGAGAAGCCGGCGACCGTTCTGCCTCCCGTGGGGGAGGAGGAGCCCAAAAGCCCTG AGGAGTACCAGTGCTCCGGGGTCCTCGAGACCGACTTCGCCGAGCTCTGCACGCGGTGGGGCTACACGGACTTCCCCAAAGTTGTCAACCGGCCCCGCCCCCACCCGCCCTTCGTCCCCTCCGCCTCTTTGTCGGAAAAGGCCACCTTAG acgATCCGCGGCTGTCGGGGTCCTGCAGCCTCAATAGCCTGGAGAGCAAATACGTGTTCTTCCGGCCCACCATCCAGGTGGAGCTGGAGCAGGAGGACAGCAAGTCAGTGAAGGAAATCTACATCCGCG GTTGGAAGGTTGAGGAACGGATTCTGGGTGTCTTCTCTAAATGTCTGCCCCCGCTTACCCAGCTACAGGCCATCAA CTTGTGGAAGGTGGGGCTGACCGATAAGACCCTGACCACCTTCATCGAGCTCCTGCCTCTCTGTTCATCCACGCTCAG GAAGGTGTCTCTGGAGGGGAACCCACTGCCGGAGCAGTCCTATCACAAGCTCATGGCCTTGGACAGCAC GATTGCGCACTTGTCTCTGCGGAACAATAACATCGACGACCGCGGGGCGCAACTCCTGGGCCAGGCGCTGTCCACGCTGCACAGCTGCAACCGCACCCTTGTCTCGCTCAACCTGGGTTTCAACCACATCGGGGACGAGGGCGCAGGCTACATCGCGGAC GGCCTCCGGCTGAACCGTTCCCTGCTCTGGCTGTCCCTGGCCCACAACCGCATCCAGGACAAGGGCGCCCTGAagctggctgag GTCCTGCGCGCCTTCGAGCTGACACACACCGAAGTGGTGGAGCGCCGACGCCTCCTGCTGGAAAAAGGGACACAGGAGCGCTCGCGATCG CCCTCCTCCTCTCGACACGGGGACTCCAAAACGGACCGTGAGAAGAGTCAGATGGTAGGGATCAGCAATAGTGCATTGGTGGACAAGACAGACAAGACGCAGACAATGAAAACCCCTAAGGGCCTGggcaagaaaaaggagaaatcatGG GAATTGGCCAAGAAAGAGGAGAAGTCGGGGTCCGGGCAGTCACCCACACAAGGAACCCCTAAGAAAGAAGATGCCACAAAGGCAGGCAAGGGGA AGGTAACCATCCCTGAACAGAAGCCAAGCAGGGCAAAAGGGATCAAGATCGGGAGCAGAGAGAAGCGCAGCATCCTCCTGGAGTCCGAG CAGCTGGTTGTTGAGGCTACTGAGGTGGTCAACCCTCTCCTGGAGCCTGTGGAGCACCGAGATGGGAAAGTTTTCATGCCTGGGAACAAGGTCCTTTTGCACCTCAACCTCATCC GGAACCGCATCACAGAGGTGGGGCTGGAGGGCTTCCTTGCCACAGTGCAGTATCAGATGCAGTTCTCCAAGGCCAAGAGTGCATCCAAGGGTCCAGTGGGGCTGCTGTGGCTGTCCCTGGCT aaaaattgCTTCGCCCCACAATGTCCTGCGTACGCCATAATCCAGGAGCTGATGTTGCCAAGGGATCCCATCAAGGCCAAACTCAGGGAGGATGAGGCCATGGCATTCTTCCCCTAG
- the LRRC71 gene encoding leucine-rich repeat-containing protein 71 isoform X2 translates to MSSEQSAPGASPRAPRPGTQKSSGAVTKKGERAAKEKPATVLPPVGEEEPKSPEEYQCSGVLETDFAELCTRWGYTDFPKVVNRPRPHPPFVPSASLSEKATLDDPRLSGSCSLNSLESKYVFFRPTIQVELEQEDSKSVKEIYIRGWKVEERILGVFSKCLPPLTQLQAINLWKVGLTDKTLTTFIELLPLCSSTLRKVSLEGNPLPEQSYHKLMALDSTIAHLSLRNNNIDDRGAQLLGQALSTLHSCNRTLVSLNLGFNHIGDEGAGYIADGLRLNRSLLWLSLAHNRIQDKGALKLAEVLRAFELTHTEVVERRRLLLEKGTQERSRSPSSSRHGDSKTDREKSQMVGISNSALVDKTDKTQTMKTPKGLGKKKEKSWELAKKEEKSGSGQSPTQGTPKKEDATKAGKGKVTIPEQKPSRAKGIKIGSREKRSILLESELVVEATEVVNPLLEPVEHRDGKVFMPGNKVLLHLNLIRNRITEVGLEGFLATVQYQMQFSKAKSASKGPVGLLWLSLAKNCFAPQCPAYAIIQELMLPRDPIKAKLREDEAMAFFP, encoded by the exons ATGTCGAGCGAGCAGAGCGCGCCGGGGGCCTCACCCAGGGCCCCGCGTCCGGGGACCCAGAAGTCTTCTGGCGCGGTGACCAAAAAGGGAGAGCGCGCGGCCAAAGAGAAGCCGGCGACCGTTCTGCCTCCCGTGGGGGAGGAGGAGCCCAAAAGCCCTG AGGAGTACCAGTGCTCCGGGGTCCTCGAGACCGACTTCGCCGAGCTCTGCACGCGGTGGGGCTACACGGACTTCCCCAAAGTTGTCAACCGGCCCCGCCCCCACCCGCCCTTCGTCCCCTCCGCCTCTTTGTCGGAAAAGGCCACCTTAG acgATCCGCGGCTGTCGGGGTCCTGCAGCCTCAATAGCCTGGAGAGCAAATACGTGTTCTTCCGGCCCACCATCCAGGTGGAGCTGGAGCAGGAGGACAGCAAGTCAGTGAAGGAAATCTACATCCGCG GTTGGAAGGTTGAGGAACGGATTCTGGGTGTCTTCTCTAAATGTCTGCCCCCGCTTACCCAGCTACAGGCCATCAA CTTGTGGAAGGTGGGGCTGACCGATAAGACCCTGACCACCTTCATCGAGCTCCTGCCTCTCTGTTCATCCACGCTCAG GAAGGTGTCTCTGGAGGGGAACCCACTGCCGGAGCAGTCCTATCACAAGCTCATGGCCTTGGACAGCAC GATTGCGCACTTGTCTCTGCGGAACAATAACATCGACGACCGCGGGGCGCAACTCCTGGGCCAGGCGCTGTCCACGCTGCACAGCTGCAACCGCACCCTTGTCTCGCTCAACCTGGGTTTCAACCACATCGGGGACGAGGGCGCAGGCTACATCGCGGAC GGCCTCCGGCTGAACCGTTCCCTGCTCTGGCTGTCCCTGGCCCACAACCGCATCCAGGACAAGGGCGCCCTGAagctggctgag GTCCTGCGCGCCTTCGAGCTGACACACACCGAAGTGGTGGAGCGCCGACGCCTCCTGCTGGAAAAAGGGACACAGGAGCGCTCGCGATCG CCCTCCTCCTCTCGACACGGGGACTCCAAAACGGACCGTGAGAAGAGTCAGATGGTAGGGATCAGCAATAGTGCATTGGTGGACAAGACAGACAAGACGCAGACAATGAAAACCCCTAAGGGCCTGggcaagaaaaaggagaaatcatGG GAATTGGCCAAGAAAGAGGAGAAGTCGGGGTCCGGGCAGTCACCCACACAAGGAACCCCTAAGAAAGAAGATGCCACAAAGGCAGGCAAGGGGA AGGTAACCATCCCTGAACAGAAGCCAAGCAGGGCAAAAGGGATCAAGATCGGGAGCAGAGAGAAGCGCAGCATCCTCCTGGAGTCCGAG CTGGTTGTTGAGGCTACTGAGGTGGTCAACCCTCTCCTGGAGCCTGTGGAGCACCGAGATGGGAAAGTTTTCATGCCTGGGAACAAGGTCCTTTTGCACCTCAACCTCATCC GGAACCGCATCACAGAGGTGGGGCTGGAGGGCTTCCTTGCCACAGTGCAGTATCAGATGCAGTTCTCCAAGGCCAAGAGTGCATCCAAGGGTCCAGTGGGGCTGCTGTGGCTGTCCCTGGCT aaaaattgCTTCGCCCCACAATGTCCTGCGTACGCCATAATCCAGGAGCTGATGTTGCCAAGGGATCCCATCAAGGCCAAACTCAGGGAGGATGAGGCCATGGCATTCTTCCCCTAG
- the LRRC71 gene encoding leucine-rich repeat-containing protein 71 isoform X3 produces MSSEQSAPGASPRAPRPGTQKSSGAVTKKGERAAKEKPATVLPPVGEEEPKSPEEYQCSGVLETDFAELCTRWGYTDFPKVVNRPRPHPPFVPSASLSEKATLDDPRLSGSCSLNSLESKYVFFRPTIQVELEQEDSKSVKEIYIRGWKVEERILGVFSKCLPPLTQLQAINLWKVGLTDKTLTTFIELLPLCSSTLRKVSLEGNPLPEQSYHKLMALDSTIAHLSLRNNNIDDRGAQLLGQALSTLHSCNRTLVSLNLGFNHIGDEGAGYIADGLRLNRSLLWLSLAHNRIQDKGALKLAEVLRAFELTHTEVVERRRLLLEKGTQERSRSPSSSRHGDSKTDREKSQMVGISNSALVDKTDKTQTMKTPKGLGKKKEKSWELAKKEEKSGSGQSPTQGTPKKEDATKAGKGKVTIPEQKPSRAKGIKIGSREKRSILLESELVVEATEVVNPLLEPVEHRDGKVFMPGNKGTASQRWGWRASLPQCSIRCSSPRPRVHPRVQWGCCGCPWLKIASPHNVLRTP; encoded by the exons ATGTCGAGCGAGCAGAGCGCGCCGGGGGCCTCACCCAGGGCCCCGCGTCCGGGGACCCAGAAGTCTTCTGGCGCGGTGACCAAAAAGGGAGAGCGCGCGGCCAAAGAGAAGCCGGCGACCGTTCTGCCTCCCGTGGGGGAGGAGGAGCCCAAAAGCCCTG AGGAGTACCAGTGCTCCGGGGTCCTCGAGACCGACTTCGCCGAGCTCTGCACGCGGTGGGGCTACACGGACTTCCCCAAAGTTGTCAACCGGCCCCGCCCCCACCCGCCCTTCGTCCCCTCCGCCTCTTTGTCGGAAAAGGCCACCTTAG acgATCCGCGGCTGTCGGGGTCCTGCAGCCTCAATAGCCTGGAGAGCAAATACGTGTTCTTCCGGCCCACCATCCAGGTGGAGCTGGAGCAGGAGGACAGCAAGTCAGTGAAGGAAATCTACATCCGCG GTTGGAAGGTTGAGGAACGGATTCTGGGTGTCTTCTCTAAATGTCTGCCCCCGCTTACCCAGCTACAGGCCATCAA CTTGTGGAAGGTGGGGCTGACCGATAAGACCCTGACCACCTTCATCGAGCTCCTGCCTCTCTGTTCATCCACGCTCAG GAAGGTGTCTCTGGAGGGGAACCCACTGCCGGAGCAGTCCTATCACAAGCTCATGGCCTTGGACAGCAC GATTGCGCACTTGTCTCTGCGGAACAATAACATCGACGACCGCGGGGCGCAACTCCTGGGCCAGGCGCTGTCCACGCTGCACAGCTGCAACCGCACCCTTGTCTCGCTCAACCTGGGTTTCAACCACATCGGGGACGAGGGCGCAGGCTACATCGCGGAC GGCCTCCGGCTGAACCGTTCCCTGCTCTGGCTGTCCCTGGCCCACAACCGCATCCAGGACAAGGGCGCCCTGAagctggctgag GTCCTGCGCGCCTTCGAGCTGACACACACCGAAGTGGTGGAGCGCCGACGCCTCCTGCTGGAAAAAGGGACACAGGAGCGCTCGCGATCG CCCTCCTCCTCTCGACACGGGGACTCCAAAACGGACCGTGAGAAGAGTCAGATGGTAGGGATCAGCAATAGTGCATTGGTGGACAAGACAGACAAGACGCAGACAATGAAAACCCCTAAGGGCCTGggcaagaaaaaggagaaatcatGG GAATTGGCCAAGAAAGAGGAGAAGTCGGGGTCCGGGCAGTCACCCACACAAGGAACCCCTAAGAAAGAAGATGCCACAAAGGCAGGCAAGGGGA AGGTAACCATCCCTGAACAGAAGCCAAGCAGGGCAAAAGGGATCAAGATCGGGAGCAGAGAGAAGCGCAGCATCCTCCTGGAGTCCGAG CTGGTTGTTGAGGCTACTGAGGTGGTCAACCCTCTCCTGGAGCCTGTGGAGCACCGAGATGGGAAAGTTTTCATGCCTGGGAACAAG GGAACCGCATCACAGAGGTGGGGCTGGAGGGCTTCCTTGCCACAGTGCAGTATCAGATGCAGTTCTCCAAGGCCAAGAGTGCATCCAAGGGTCCAGTGGGGCTGCTGTGGCTGTCCCTGGCT aaaaattgCTTCGCCCCACAATGTCCTGCGTACGCCATAA